One genomic region from Nymphaea colorata isolate Beijing-Zhang1983 chromosome 10, ASM883128v2, whole genome shotgun sequence encodes:
- the LOC116262823 gene encoding transcription repressor KAN1-like isoform X2: protein MPHQGVFMETSAVPDLSLHISPPDRTPAAARAGIDHDGGLQIWRRVLPSNTADDSAAGKPNRQTHSELSLVSPCCTFLVNDQAREGAFQQTSHHHPHYYHYNVQHHDLNGLNRKNRINEDASSIDVPDQLRPIKGIPVYQNRLFPFVAGDQLAIGGRCSTDKNIKMGLYHWSQQADTNASAPSPCSTSKPFFGGGGTGGSPEQMTILNSTPTSSSPPTAAEAAAYRFAAAARFNGGGFTPSEIWKSHQQYFGGPIQDASHGVMRPKFVAKLPSKRSMRAPRMRWTSTLHARFVHAVELLGGHERATPKSVLELMDVKDLTLAHVKSHLQMYRTVKTTDKPAASSVRMLSGQSDGIDSGSAGEDELMPGNQSDNSLNLQRFIDKLGSDLSAQNNRLHPQQEMDYSSTLWTNSSRGAWSQNQSGDAEPTSTVPTHQDTDVRISEVKEVHLGISDHLQLKDSPAPLLSLKNPSLEFTLGRPDWQGNTCG from the exons ATGCCCCATCAAGGGGTCTTCATGGAGACTTCTGCGGTGCCTGATTTGTCGTTGCATATTAGTCCCCCAGATAGGACTCCGGCAGCAGCTCGCGCCGGCATCGATCACGATGGTGGCCTTCAGATTTGGCGCCGAGTACTGCCGTCGAACACCGCCGACGATTCTGCTGCCGGAAAACCCAACCGGCAGACTCATTCGGAGCTCTCCTTGGTGAGTCCCTGCTGCACCTTTCTAGTAAATGATCAAGCTCGAGAAGGTGCCTTCCAGCAAACCAGCCATCATCATCCTCACTACTATCATTACAATGTTCAGCATCATGATCTGAACGGACTGAATAGGAAGAACCGCATCAATGAAGATGCCTCTTCAATAGACGTACCCGACCAGCTGCGGCCGATCAAAGGGATTCCAGTGTATCAGAATCGGTTGTTTCCATTCGTTGCCGGAGATCAGCTGGCAATTGGCGGCAGATGCTCTACTGATAAGAATATTAAGATGGGACTCTACCACTGGTCTCAACAAGCTGACACTAATGCTTCCGCTCCATCACCTTGTTCAACTTCTAAACCTTTTTTCGGAGGAGGAGGTACTGGTGGTAGTCCGGAACAGATGACAATTTTAAACTCCACTCCTACTTCTTCTTCACCGCCCACTGCAGCCGAGGCGGCCGCCTATCGGTTTGCAGCCGCTGCAAGGTTCAATGGCGGTGGATTCACTCCATCTGAGATATGGAAATCACACCAGCAATATTTCGGTGGACCAATCCAAGATGCTTCTCATGGTGTGATGAGGCCAAAATTCGTGGCGAAGCTGCCATCTAAGAGAAGCATGAGGGCACCAAGAATGCGTTGGACGAGTACCCTGCATGCTCGATTTGTTCACGCTGTAGAACTCCTTGGAGGCCATGAAA gGGCAACACCAAAATCTGTTCTTGAGCTCATGGATGTCAAAGATCTCACACTGGCTCATGTGAAGAGCCATCTGCAG ATGTATCGAACTGTTAAGACCACTGACAAGCCTGCAGCTTCCTCAG TGCGGATGCTTTCAGGCCAGTCAGATGGAATAGATAGTGGGTCAGCCGGAGAAGACGAGCTCATGCCCGGAAACCAGTCGGATAACAGCCTGAACCTCCAGCGATTTATCGACAAACTCGGTTCCGACTTATCTGCTCAGAATAACAGATTGCACCCTCAACAGGAAATGGATTACTCGTCCACACTCTGGACCAACTCTTCAAG AGGAGCTTGGTCACAGAACCAGTCCGGGGATGCAGAACCCACAAGTACGGTACCAACCCATCAGGATACAGACGTACGCATAAGCGAGGTAAAAGAAGTTCACCTT ggGATCAGCGATCACCTGCAACTAAAGGACTCACCTGCACCTTTGTTAAGCCTCAAAAACCCCAGTTTGGAGTTTACTCTAGGAAGACCCGATTGGCAAGGCAACACTTGTGGCTGA
- the LOC116262823 gene encoding transcription repressor KAN1-like isoform X1, which yields MPHQGVFMETSAVPDLSLHISPPDRTPAAARAGIDHDGGLQIWRRVLPSNTADDSAAGKPNRQTHSELSLVSPCCTFLVNDQAREGAFQQTSHHHPHYYHYNVQHHDLNGLNRKNRINEDASSIDVPDQLRPIKGIPVYQNRLFPFVAGDQLAIGGRCSTDKNIKMGLYHWSQQADTNASAPSPCSTSKPFFGGGGTGGSPEQMTILNSTPTSSSPPTAAEAAAYRFAAAARFNGGGFTPSEIWKSHQQYFGGPIQDASHGVMRPKFVAKLPSKRSMRAPRMRWTSTLHARFVHAVELLGGHERATPKSVLELMDVKDLTLAHVKSHLQMYRTVKTTDKPAASSVRMLSGQSDGIDSGSAGEDELMPGNQSDNSLNLQRFIDKLGSDLSAQNNRLHPQQEMDYSSTLWTNSSSRGAWSQNQSGDAEPTSTVPTHQDTDVRISEVKEVHLGISDHLQLKDSPAPLLSLKNPSLEFTLGRPDWQGNTCG from the exons ATGCCCCATCAAGGGGTCTTCATGGAGACTTCTGCGGTGCCTGATTTGTCGTTGCATATTAGTCCCCCAGATAGGACTCCGGCAGCAGCTCGCGCCGGCATCGATCACGATGGTGGCCTTCAGATTTGGCGCCGAGTACTGCCGTCGAACACCGCCGACGATTCTGCTGCCGGAAAACCCAACCGGCAGACTCATTCGGAGCTCTCCTTGGTGAGTCCCTGCTGCACCTTTCTAGTAAATGATCAAGCTCGAGAAGGTGCCTTCCAGCAAACCAGCCATCATCATCCTCACTACTATCATTACAATGTTCAGCATCATGATCTGAACGGACTGAATAGGAAGAACCGCATCAATGAAGATGCCTCTTCAATAGACGTACCCGACCAGCTGCGGCCGATCAAAGGGATTCCAGTGTATCAGAATCGGTTGTTTCCATTCGTTGCCGGAGATCAGCTGGCAATTGGCGGCAGATGCTCTACTGATAAGAATATTAAGATGGGACTCTACCACTGGTCTCAACAAGCTGACACTAATGCTTCCGCTCCATCACCTTGTTCAACTTCTAAACCTTTTTTCGGAGGAGGAGGTACTGGTGGTAGTCCGGAACAGATGACAATTTTAAACTCCACTCCTACTTCTTCTTCACCGCCCACTGCAGCCGAGGCGGCCGCCTATCGGTTTGCAGCCGCTGCAAGGTTCAATGGCGGTGGATTCACTCCATCTGAGATATGGAAATCACACCAGCAATATTTCGGTGGACCAATCCAAGATGCTTCTCATGGTGTGATGAGGCCAAAATTCGTGGCGAAGCTGCCATCTAAGAGAAGCATGAGGGCACCAAGAATGCGTTGGACGAGTACCCTGCATGCTCGATTTGTTCACGCTGTAGAACTCCTTGGAGGCCATGAAA gGGCAACACCAAAATCTGTTCTTGAGCTCATGGATGTCAAAGATCTCACACTGGCTCATGTGAAGAGCCATCTGCAG ATGTATCGAACTGTTAAGACCACTGACAAGCCTGCAGCTTCCTCAG TGCGGATGCTTTCAGGCCAGTCAGATGGAATAGATAGTGGGTCAGCCGGAGAAGACGAGCTCATGCCCGGAAACCAGTCGGATAACAGCCTGAACCTCCAGCGATTTATCGACAAACTCGGTTCCGACTTATCTGCTCAGAATAACAGATTGCACCCTCAACAGGAAATGGATTACTCGTCCACACTCTGGACCAACTCTTCAAG CAGAGGAGCTTGGTCACAGAACCAGTCCGGGGATGCAGAACCCACAAGTACGGTACCAACCCATCAGGATACAGACGTACGCATAAGCGAGGTAAAAGAAGTTCACCTT ggGATCAGCGATCACCTGCAACTAAAGGACTCACCTGCACCTTTGTTAAGCCTCAAAAACCCCAGTTTGGAGTTTACTCTAGGAAGACCCGATTGGCAAGGCAACACTTGTGGCTGA
- the LOC116262823 gene encoding transcription repressor KAN1-like isoform X3 codes for MPHQGVFMETSAVPDLSLHISPPDRTPAAARAGIDHDGGLQIWRRVLPSNTADDSAAGKPNRQTHSELSLVSPCCTFLVNDQAREGAFQQTSHHHPHYYHYNVQHHDLNGLNRKNRINEDASSIDVPDQLRPIKGIPVYQNRLFPFVAGDQLAIGGRCSTDKNIKMGLYHWSQQADTNASAPSPCSTSKPFFGGGGTGGSPEQMTILNSTPTSSSPPTAAEAAAYRFAAAARFNGGGFTPSEIWKSHQQYFGGPIQDASHGVMRPKFVAKLPSKRSMRAPRMRWTSTLHARFVHAVELLGGHERATPKSVLELMDVKDLTLAHVKSHLQMYRTVKTTDKPAASSGQSDGIDSGSAGEDELMPGNQSDNSLNLQRFIDKLGSDLSAQNNRLHPQQEMDYSSTLWTNSSSRGAWSQNQSGDAEPTSTVPTHQDTDVRISEVKEVHLGISDHLQLKDSPAPLLSLKNPSLEFTLGRPDWQGNTCG; via the exons ATGCCCCATCAAGGGGTCTTCATGGAGACTTCTGCGGTGCCTGATTTGTCGTTGCATATTAGTCCCCCAGATAGGACTCCGGCAGCAGCTCGCGCCGGCATCGATCACGATGGTGGCCTTCAGATTTGGCGCCGAGTACTGCCGTCGAACACCGCCGACGATTCTGCTGCCGGAAAACCCAACCGGCAGACTCATTCGGAGCTCTCCTTGGTGAGTCCCTGCTGCACCTTTCTAGTAAATGATCAAGCTCGAGAAGGTGCCTTCCAGCAAACCAGCCATCATCATCCTCACTACTATCATTACAATGTTCAGCATCATGATCTGAACGGACTGAATAGGAAGAACCGCATCAATGAAGATGCCTCTTCAATAGACGTACCCGACCAGCTGCGGCCGATCAAAGGGATTCCAGTGTATCAGAATCGGTTGTTTCCATTCGTTGCCGGAGATCAGCTGGCAATTGGCGGCAGATGCTCTACTGATAAGAATATTAAGATGGGACTCTACCACTGGTCTCAACAAGCTGACACTAATGCTTCCGCTCCATCACCTTGTTCAACTTCTAAACCTTTTTTCGGAGGAGGAGGTACTGGTGGTAGTCCGGAACAGATGACAATTTTAAACTCCACTCCTACTTCTTCTTCACCGCCCACTGCAGCCGAGGCGGCCGCCTATCGGTTTGCAGCCGCTGCAAGGTTCAATGGCGGTGGATTCACTCCATCTGAGATATGGAAATCACACCAGCAATATTTCGGTGGACCAATCCAAGATGCTTCTCATGGTGTGATGAGGCCAAAATTCGTGGCGAAGCTGCCATCTAAGAGAAGCATGAGGGCACCAAGAATGCGTTGGACGAGTACCCTGCATGCTCGATTTGTTCACGCTGTAGAACTCCTTGGAGGCCATGAAA gGGCAACACCAAAATCTGTTCTTGAGCTCATGGATGTCAAAGATCTCACACTGGCTCATGTGAAGAGCCATCTGCAG ATGTATCGAACTGTTAAGACCACTGACAAGCCTGCAGCTTCCTCAG GCCAGTCAGATGGAATAGATAGTGGGTCAGCCGGAGAAGACGAGCTCATGCCCGGAAACCAGTCGGATAACAGCCTGAACCTCCAGCGATTTATCGACAAACTCGGTTCCGACTTATCTGCTCAGAATAACAGATTGCACCCTCAACAGGAAATGGATTACTCGTCCACACTCTGGACCAACTCTTCAAG CAGAGGAGCTTGGTCACAGAACCAGTCCGGGGATGCAGAACCCACAAGTACGGTACCAACCCATCAGGATACAGACGTACGCATAAGCGAGGTAAAAGAAGTTCACCTT ggGATCAGCGATCACCTGCAACTAAAGGACTCACCTGCACCTTTGTTAAGCCTCAAAAACCCCAGTTTGGAGTTTACTCTAGGAAGACCCGATTGGCAAGGCAACACTTGTGGCTGA
- the LOC116262823 gene encoding transcription repressor KAN1-like isoform X5: MPHQGVFMETSAVPDLSLHISPPDRTPAAARAGIDHDGGLQIWRRVLPSNTADDSAAGKPNRQTHSELSLVSPCCTFLVNDQAREGAFQQTSHHHPHYYHYNVQHHDLNGLNRKNRINEDASSIDVPDQLRPIKGIPVYQNRLFPFVAGDQLAIGGRCSTDKNIKMGLYHWSQQADTNASAPSPCSTSKPFFGGGGTGGSPEQMTILNSTPTSSSPPTAAEAAAYRFAAAARFNGGGFTPSEIWKSHQQYFGGPIQDASHGVMRPKFVAKLPSKRSMRAPRMRWTSTLHARFVHAVELLGGHERATPKSVLELMDVKDLTLAHVKSHLQMYRTVKTTDKPAASSVRMLSGQSDGIDSGSAGEDELMPGNQSDNSLNLQRFIDKLGSDLSAQNNRLHPQQEMDYSSTLWTNSSRGAWSQNQSGDAEPTSTVPTHQDTDVRISEGISDHLQLKDSPAPLLSLKNPSLEFTLGRPDWQGNTCG; this comes from the exons ATGCCCCATCAAGGGGTCTTCATGGAGACTTCTGCGGTGCCTGATTTGTCGTTGCATATTAGTCCCCCAGATAGGACTCCGGCAGCAGCTCGCGCCGGCATCGATCACGATGGTGGCCTTCAGATTTGGCGCCGAGTACTGCCGTCGAACACCGCCGACGATTCTGCTGCCGGAAAACCCAACCGGCAGACTCATTCGGAGCTCTCCTTGGTGAGTCCCTGCTGCACCTTTCTAGTAAATGATCAAGCTCGAGAAGGTGCCTTCCAGCAAACCAGCCATCATCATCCTCACTACTATCATTACAATGTTCAGCATCATGATCTGAACGGACTGAATAGGAAGAACCGCATCAATGAAGATGCCTCTTCAATAGACGTACCCGACCAGCTGCGGCCGATCAAAGGGATTCCAGTGTATCAGAATCGGTTGTTTCCATTCGTTGCCGGAGATCAGCTGGCAATTGGCGGCAGATGCTCTACTGATAAGAATATTAAGATGGGACTCTACCACTGGTCTCAACAAGCTGACACTAATGCTTCCGCTCCATCACCTTGTTCAACTTCTAAACCTTTTTTCGGAGGAGGAGGTACTGGTGGTAGTCCGGAACAGATGACAATTTTAAACTCCACTCCTACTTCTTCTTCACCGCCCACTGCAGCCGAGGCGGCCGCCTATCGGTTTGCAGCCGCTGCAAGGTTCAATGGCGGTGGATTCACTCCATCTGAGATATGGAAATCACACCAGCAATATTTCGGTGGACCAATCCAAGATGCTTCTCATGGTGTGATGAGGCCAAAATTCGTGGCGAAGCTGCCATCTAAGAGAAGCATGAGGGCACCAAGAATGCGTTGGACGAGTACCCTGCATGCTCGATTTGTTCACGCTGTAGAACTCCTTGGAGGCCATGAAA gGGCAACACCAAAATCTGTTCTTGAGCTCATGGATGTCAAAGATCTCACACTGGCTCATGTGAAGAGCCATCTGCAG ATGTATCGAACTGTTAAGACCACTGACAAGCCTGCAGCTTCCTCAG TGCGGATGCTTTCAGGCCAGTCAGATGGAATAGATAGTGGGTCAGCCGGAGAAGACGAGCTCATGCCCGGAAACCAGTCGGATAACAGCCTGAACCTCCAGCGATTTATCGACAAACTCGGTTCCGACTTATCTGCTCAGAATAACAGATTGCACCCTCAACAGGAAATGGATTACTCGTCCACACTCTGGACCAACTCTTCAAG AGGAGCTTGGTCACAGAACCAGTCCGGGGATGCAGAACCCACAAGTACGGTACCAACCCATCAGGATACAGACGTACGCATAAGCGAG ggGATCAGCGATCACCTGCAACTAAAGGACTCACCTGCACCTTTGTTAAGCCTCAAAAACCCCAGTTTGGAGTTTACTCTAGGAAGACCCGATTGGCAAGGCAACACTTGTGGCTGA
- the LOC116262898 gene encoding RNA demethylase ALKBH10B-like, whose product MPTGDATVKSPVRVACPEKMQSPGGNDTYQEQWLPDGKDAFILWLRAEFAAANAIIDSLCYHLRCIGEPGEYEVAFECIQQRRFPWTPVLYMQPYFSVADIMQALQQVASGKQTRNADPPTTPGSFPYPKLDREKRTLQIAGGRRGNKSTGAGHVKDNHSVAVDSQSLDHESSALSAGVKEGLETSGGKGGQIGGAFSGPSFISSESNEGTDTEREPSSREVALEVSGINSGDEKEGHQKDGVNANREQNEKQNSVPAPKTFVALEILDEEEVNVAEGLELYEELFHGSEVLQLLSFANKLRSSGQRGELQGQTFLPSKRPMKGRGRETLQLGIPIIDKPLEDDNEPATSRDCKTEPIPDVLQDIVDRLFQLQLISVKPDACIVDFFDEGDHSHPHTCPPWFGRPLSSLFLTKCSMVFGRVISIEHPGDYRGSLELSLQAGALLVMKGKSADFAKRAIPSIRSQRVIVTFTKVQSKNMLFADGPHLSSAAARPRGAASPRLLSMVRHPGPKNYGRVPSTGVLHVPSVSPQHLPTNDMQPIFLGAPAARSVPYAPPRMTVPEASTTGLPSAAVEAAQPRIPASGTGVFLPPAGTGQPPLQQLEGEV is encoded by the exons ATGCCGACCGGAGATGCAACTGTCAAGAGTCCTGTGCGCGTCGCCTGTCCGGAAAAGATGCAGTCGCCGGGCGGCAATGACACCTATCAGGAGCAGTGGCTTCCAGATGGGAAGGACGCGTTCATCTTATGGCTTCGTGCTGAATTTGCAGCGGCTAATGCCATCATTGACTCCCTGTGCTATCACTTGAGGTGCATCGGCGAGCCCGGGGAGTATGAGGTTGCATTCGAATGCATTCAGCAGCGGCGGTTTCCCTGGACTCCTGTGCTCTATATGCAGCCGTACTTTTCCGTGGCTGACATAATGCAAGCTCTTCAGCAGGTTGCCAGCGGGAAGCAGACCAGGAATGCCGATCCACCCACCACTCCGGGATCCTTCCCTTATCCCAAACTGGACAGGGAGAAACGGACTCTGCAGATTGCTGGAGGTAGACGTGGGAACAAGAGCACTGGCGCAGGGCATGTGAAAGATAACCATTCCGTAGCGGTGGACTCACAGAGCCTCGACCATGAATCATCTGCATTATCCGCTGGCGTAAAGGAGGGCTTGGAGACTTCTGGAGGCAAAGGGGGTCAGATTGGTGGTGCATTTAGCGGACCAAGTTTTATCTCGTCTGAGAGCAATGAAGGGACCGACACAGAGCGGGAACCAAGCAGTAGAGAGGTGGCATTGGAAGTCAGTGGGATAAACTCGGGAGATGAGAAAGAAG GACATCAAAAGGATGGTGTTAATGCTAACAGGGAGCAGAATGAGAAGCAGAATAGTGTTCCAGCTCCTAAGACTTTTGTGGCCCTTGAAATCTTAGACGAGGAGGAG GTCAATGTTGCTGAAGGACTTGAACTATATGAAGAGCTTTTCCATGGTTCCGAAGTCTTGCAGCTTCTTTCATTTGCAAATAAGCTTAGATCTTCTGGTCAAAGAGGGGAGCTTCAAG GACAGACATTTCTACCTTCGAAGAGGCCCATGAAAGGTCGGGGAAGAGAAACACTCCAGTTAGGTATCCCGATCATTGACAAACCTCTAGAAGATGACAATGAACCTGCGACATCCAGAG ACTGCAAGACGGAGCCTATTCCTGATGTGTTACAAGATATTGTTGATCGTCTTTTTCAACTGCAGCTGATTAGTGTAAAACCAGATGCTTGTATTGTTGACTTCTTCGATGAG GGAGACCATTCTCACCCTCATACATGCCCACCATGGTTTGGCAGACCGTTAAGCAGTCTGTTCCTGACAAAATGTAGCATGGTTTTTGGCAGGGTGATAAGCATAGAACATCCTGGTGACTACAGGGGTTCTCTTGAGCTTTCTCTGCAGGCAGG AGCTCTACTagttatgaaaggaaagagtgCAGATTTTGCTAAGCGTGCAATTCCTTCAATTCGAAGTCAGCGTGTTATTGTCACTTTCACCAAGGTTCAATCAAAGAACATGCTATTTGCCGATGGGCCACACCTATCATCTGCAGCAGCTAGGCCAAGGGGAGCAGCATCTCCTCGGCTCCTGAGCATGGTTCGACATCCAGGTCCCAAGAACTATGGTCGAGTTCCGTCAACAGGAGTTCTGCATGTGCCTTCTGTTAGTCCACAGCATCTGCCCACAAATGACATGCAGCCGATCTTCTTAGGTGCACCTGCGGCGCGGTCAGTGCCTTACGCACCACCTCGAATGACTGTACCTGAGGCCAGTACTACAGGACTGCCCTCAGCTGCAGTGGAGGCCGCGCAACCTAGAATCCCGGCTTCTGGTACTGGAGTGTTCCTTCCACCGGCTGGGACTGGTCAACCACCACTGCAACAGCTAGAAGGTGAAGTTTGA
- the LOC116262823 gene encoding transcription repressor KAN1-like isoform X4, producing MPHQGVFMETSAVPDLSLHISPPDRTPAAARAGIDHDGGLQIWRRVLPSNTADDSAAGKPNRQTHSELSLVSPCCTFLVNDQAREGAFQQTSHHHPHYYHYNVQHHDLNGLNRKNRINEDASSIDVPDQLRPIKGIPVYQNRLFPFVAGDQLAIGGRCSTDKNIKMGLYHWSQQADTNASAPSPCSTSKPFFGGGGTGGSPEQMTILNSTPTSSSPPTAAEAAAYRFAAAARFNGGGFTPSEIWKSHQQYFGGPIQDASHGVMRPKFVAKLPSKRSMRAPRMRWTSTLHARFVHAVELLGGHERATPKSVLELMDVKDLTLAHVKSHLQMYRTVKTTDKPAASSVRMLSGQSDGIDSGSAGEDELMPGNQSDNSLNLQRFIDKLGSDLSAQNNRLHPQQEMDYSSTLWTNSSSRGAWSQNQSGDAEPTSTVPTHQDTDVRISEGISDHLQLKDSPAPLLSLKNPSLEFTLGRPDWQGNTCG from the exons ATGCCCCATCAAGGGGTCTTCATGGAGACTTCTGCGGTGCCTGATTTGTCGTTGCATATTAGTCCCCCAGATAGGACTCCGGCAGCAGCTCGCGCCGGCATCGATCACGATGGTGGCCTTCAGATTTGGCGCCGAGTACTGCCGTCGAACACCGCCGACGATTCTGCTGCCGGAAAACCCAACCGGCAGACTCATTCGGAGCTCTCCTTGGTGAGTCCCTGCTGCACCTTTCTAGTAAATGATCAAGCTCGAGAAGGTGCCTTCCAGCAAACCAGCCATCATCATCCTCACTACTATCATTACAATGTTCAGCATCATGATCTGAACGGACTGAATAGGAAGAACCGCATCAATGAAGATGCCTCTTCAATAGACGTACCCGACCAGCTGCGGCCGATCAAAGGGATTCCAGTGTATCAGAATCGGTTGTTTCCATTCGTTGCCGGAGATCAGCTGGCAATTGGCGGCAGATGCTCTACTGATAAGAATATTAAGATGGGACTCTACCACTGGTCTCAACAAGCTGACACTAATGCTTCCGCTCCATCACCTTGTTCAACTTCTAAACCTTTTTTCGGAGGAGGAGGTACTGGTGGTAGTCCGGAACAGATGACAATTTTAAACTCCACTCCTACTTCTTCTTCACCGCCCACTGCAGCCGAGGCGGCCGCCTATCGGTTTGCAGCCGCTGCAAGGTTCAATGGCGGTGGATTCACTCCATCTGAGATATGGAAATCACACCAGCAATATTTCGGTGGACCAATCCAAGATGCTTCTCATGGTGTGATGAGGCCAAAATTCGTGGCGAAGCTGCCATCTAAGAGAAGCATGAGGGCACCAAGAATGCGTTGGACGAGTACCCTGCATGCTCGATTTGTTCACGCTGTAGAACTCCTTGGAGGCCATGAAA gGGCAACACCAAAATCTGTTCTTGAGCTCATGGATGTCAAAGATCTCACACTGGCTCATGTGAAGAGCCATCTGCAG ATGTATCGAACTGTTAAGACCACTGACAAGCCTGCAGCTTCCTCAG TGCGGATGCTTTCAGGCCAGTCAGATGGAATAGATAGTGGGTCAGCCGGAGAAGACGAGCTCATGCCCGGAAACCAGTCGGATAACAGCCTGAACCTCCAGCGATTTATCGACAAACTCGGTTCCGACTTATCTGCTCAGAATAACAGATTGCACCCTCAACAGGAAATGGATTACTCGTCCACACTCTGGACCAACTCTTCAAG CAGAGGAGCTTGGTCACAGAACCAGTCCGGGGATGCAGAACCCACAAGTACGGTACCAACCCATCAGGATACAGACGTACGCATAAGCGAG ggGATCAGCGATCACCTGCAACTAAAGGACTCACCTGCACCTTTGTTAAGCCTCAAAAACCCCAGTTTGGAGTTTACTCTAGGAAGACCCGATTGGCAAGGCAACACTTGTGGCTGA